GCATCGAGGCGATAGAGGCCGCTATAACCGATAAAACCAGGGCGATAATCCCCGTCCATAACGGAGGATTCCCCTGCGATATGAACAGGATAATGGAGATAGCCGATAAGCACGATCTCATCGTCATAGAGGATTGTGCTCATGCCCATGGGTCGGAATATAAGGGCAGAAGATGTGGCTCTCTGGGGCATCTCAGCGCCTTCAGCTTCCAGCAGGGTAAGGTCATGACCTGTGGCGAAGGTGGGATAGTGCTTACGTCAGATGATGAATTGGCCGAAAAGGCGTACTCCTTCATGCATATAGGCAGGATACCCGGAAGGCCCTTCTACGAGTTCCACAGGGTGGCCTCCAACCTGAGGATGACCGAGTGGCAGGGAGCCGTGTTGCTCTGCCAGCTCGAAAGGTTAGACGAACAGGTGGAAAGGAGGGAGCAGAACACCAGATATCTGGCTGAAGGACTGAAGGAGATACCGGGCGTGGAACCGTTGGTGGATTTCGACATGTGGGGCGAGGGAAAGTTCTGCACGAGATGGAGCTTCTATTACTGGAATTTCAGATATAAACAAGAGGAGTTCGACGGGATACCCAGAGATAGATTCATAGAGGCCCTAAGAGCTGAGGGGGTTCCGATCGGAATAGGGGCTCATGGGGAGCCGATATATCACAATCCCCTGTTCCAAAAGATGAACTTCGGCAGGACAGGCTGCCCGATAAAATGTCCTCTCTACGGCAGGGAGATAGATTACAGCAAGGTATATTGCCCTGAGGCGGAGAGGATCTACAGGGAAGAGGCACTTAGCATACCGCATGCCGCCTTTTTGGGCGAAAGGGAGGATATGGATCTGATCCTTGAGGCGATAAGAAAGGTAAGAGATAACGTCGATGAGCTCCATGAATAACGACGGTTAATGGTGTCCGCGGTGATCTTCTCAGAGAGGTCCTCAGACAGAGGCATATTCCGGTTAGCACCGATGGGTAGATGGGCTCTGATCGCTCTGGCGATAGTGGGAACGATCCTCTTCGGGGTGAAACTGTGGATCGTATATCCCATAAAGTGGATAGGGCATGCCGATGCAGCCGATTATGCCGAGATGGCCGATAGTCTTATCCACGGCAGGGGATTATCGGTCGAGTATATCGGTTATTGTTACTTCATCTCTCAGCGGAAATATCCTCAGATAACGCATCCCGATGCCCATTATCCGCCGCTCTACTCCTTTCTGATCGTTCCATTCTTTCTGATCTTCAGCAAGCGGGCCTTCGCGGCGAAGATCCCTTCCCTTCTGGTCTCATCGCTGGGGTTGCCGATCGTGACCTACCTGCTGGCGCGGAAGCTGACCAGAAGCAGCCTTGTCGGGCTGGCCGCCGGCCTTGCCGTTTTGGTTGTGCCGAAGATGTTCCGCCATTCGCTCTACTGCCTCTCCGATCTGTTATACACCTTCATGGTGGCCACGACGATACTTCTCTTTCTAAAGGGGCTGGAAGAACCCAGATGGTTCCCTATCATGGGCATCTCGGCCGCCCTCTCCTATTACGCCAAGGGATCGGGGCTCGTCCTCATCCCCTCCTACCTGCTCGCCTATCTCCTCCTGCGTTTTAAGGTCAAAGACCGATCACATGCCGATAGGATGTTCGCCGCCGGATTGCTGACCATCTTGCTCGTGTTGATCCCCTGGTTCGTGAGGAACACGATCCATTTCGGAAACCCCATCTTCAGCACCCAGAGCTACGCCGCCGGGTATATCGGGTATCAGGACTGGGAGGTGGGAACATACTCGCTCTATAAGGGCGGGAACCTGCCCAACGTAACCTGGAAGTTCAAAAAGGGGCTAAACGTCGTAATGAATAAGACGGCCGAGTTTTACAAACGGTATCTGTGGTGGAGCTTCTTTGACGATGGAAGAGGATGGGGCGATCTGAGGTGGAGCGAGTTCAGGACGTACTATACGGGGCTCCCCGCCCTTGTGGGCTTTATCCTCTTCGCCCTTTCAGCCCTGTATCTGATGGAGGAGAACGTCCTACGGAAGCTGATATCCCCCGCATCGATGAGATCGAAAGCGATAATCTCCTCATGGACGATGATCCGGCTTAAGAGGATCAGGAGGATCGTATCCACCTTTATGATGATCTGGTTTGAGCCGAGGCTCATCGCCTTTCTGATCCCATCCGGTGCGCTGATGACATTCCTCTCGCTTTGCTGGAGCCCGATAGACAGGCTGGCCTTCCCTTTCGTCCCGCTTGTCATCATCACGGGCCTGTGGACGGCGCACAGATTTATAAGCCTTCCGTTCCCTAAAAGATTCACCTGGGCCGCCTCACTGATTCTTCTGATCGGCATAGCGCCGCTTCTATGGCATAACTCGCGCCAGATCTATCGCGATTACAAAAACGGCGGATATCCATACCATGAGGGTGGGGTCGATTGGATGGATGTAGCCAAATGGCTGAGGGAGAACGCGCCGGGGGCGATAACGATGACCCGTAATCCCTGGGAGCTACATTTTTACACTGAGCAGAAGGCGATTCAGATTCCGAGGGCCGATCTGAAGGATATCGTCGATGTGATGAGGTTCTACAAGGTCACACATATAATCCCACAGCTCAACATCCGCCCGACGCTGAAACCCCTGGTGGAGGGGAAGATCCCGGGACTGGAGTTAGTCTATAGGAAGGGAGGACTCTCACTCTACAGGGTCAGGTATGATCTGCTGGATAAGCTTTTCCCTCCTTCCGATAAGGGTGGGACGGGCTCATAGCCCGTCCTCACGCTTGAAATTTCATCTCGACAACCCTTTTCTCCCTCGCCGAAACCTCCGCTGCTAGGGTGATCTCCAACGTTTTGACAGCGTCCGCATAGGGTGATCGGATCAACGAGCGGTCGCCGCTTTTCACGGCATCTATAAAGGCCCTATCCTCCTCGTGATACATGTTGACACCTGCCTTTATCTCCTCGGTGCCCTGGGGGGTTCTTATCCGGAGGTTGCCATAGGTGAACTCGAGGATGTAATCCCTGGCGAACATATCAAGTCCCGTCTTATACCCCTGGGAGAGCATACATGCGGATGTGATCGAACCTATGGCGCCGTTCTTAAAATAAAGCGTTACTATGCTGGCGTTATCTATCGTGTAATCGGGGGATGGTCTCGTCAAAGCGACGAAGGCACCGTTAACCGCCTGGACATCTCCTAAGAAGAATCTGGCTATGTCCACCATATGCGTGGTCTGCTCGACGAGCTGGCCCCCGGATTTATCCTTCTGTATCCACCATCTCCCCGGGGCTCCTCCCATGAAGTAGCCCAGGGCAAGCTCGACGACCTTATCCCTCAAAAGCTCCTTGACCTTGTCCGAGATGTCCAGGTATCTGGCGCAGTATCCCACCGAGCAGATAACCCCGGCCTTTCTTATCGTCTCCTCCTTGCGGATGGCGTTTTCCATATGTAACTCGACCGGTTTCTCGATGAACATATGCAATCCTCTCTCGGCCACTTTCTCCTCTATATCGGCGTGGGCGAAGGGAGGAACGCATATGTAGACGGCGTCGAGTTCCTCCTTATCGATCATCTCCTTGAAATCTCCATAGAGCGATTTGACGCCGAACTCCTGCCCTCGTCTCTCCAGCGTCTGGGGATTTACATCGCAGAGGGCCTTTATCTCGACGTCCTCCATCTTGGCCAATATATTCAGGTGTGCGCCGGCTATGCCGCCGACCCCTATGAACCCGAGCTTAACCCTATCCACGACAACCTCCTTATCCTTTTTCTGAGTTTCCTCTCCTTCTGAAAAGCATACCAGCCATATGGAAGCTGTGCTCTATCATCATGGCGATGAAAGGATGTTTGTAGATCGGCAGTTTCCTATCCCCTAACTTCGAAGCAGCCACAAAAGCGAGGGCTGCTTCCCGCTCTCTCAGCCTCTCCATCCAGAAGAAATCGGCCATAAGCTCGAGGCTCCTTCGTATCGATTCCCGCCTCGGCTCAAACACCTCAAGAGCGTATCTTCTGATGAGTGAATCCAATTTCTCCCCTGACTTCAAGTTGGAGGCTCTCATGTAATACTCCATAGCCTTTGGAGAGTGATCATACCAATCGCGGAATTCAGATCTGTAAAAGAGCAATCCCGTCTCCGTGAAAAGCCTCTCCACGTCTATATCTTCAAACCTATCATCCCAGTTTATCTCGTATTTCTCCGGCGTCAGATCGGCAGCGTCGAAGATCTGCGCCCACACGGCGAATCTGTATGGGATATGGATACCGGATTCCAGGCTCCTGTGTAGAGCGTCCTTGAGAAGCTTGAGGGCGTAGCCGGCGGGTATCTCGATGGGGTTTGTCTTCTTCCTCAGGTCTTCATATGCGAAGAAGAAGTAGTATTCCTTGAGGCTTGATCTCCCATAGCACTCCTTCAAACCTATATCGGTATTGATGGTAAACCCGCTGAATCGCATCTTATCCCGCTCTTTGGAGAACCCACAGACCCATATGCTCCTATCGCCGTTGCCGTTTATAGGGGTCAGGACGATCAACGATATGGCAGCCGGTTTGGGGAAGCTTTCATCGGGTTGAGATACCCCCATAAGCATCAGCTTACGGATGCCCCTTTCGGCCAAGGATTTCAAGCGGGGATAGACCGTGCGACGGGCGATTCTCCTCAGGGCTGATATGGATTCGGGGCTTTTAACGGTCGAGATCGCCCTTATCGCCTCCTCGGCTATCACATCATCACCGATGATCGAGCCGAGCATCTCCAGAACCCTGATCACTCCTGGAACATCCAAGCCCTTCAAGTAGGATATGTAATCTAGCTTCGCCTCCCTGGATAATCCGTCGATCTCATCCATCAGGAGGCTCAACACCTCATCGTCGTTTTGGGCCATGCCCATCAGCTCATTGAAGTTCGCCTCGGCAAGTTCATCCAGCTCCTTTGAAAGCTCAGGGGCGATCCCCTCAAGTTCAACCGAGAGGTCCTCATATCCATACTTGCCCAGCACGGAGATGATCCTGAGCTTAGCCTCCTTTGTCGTCTTCGGGTTCAGGAGCATATCGAACAGGGGATCGACGATGGATTCATCATCTAGATACTCGAAAGCATAGGCTATCATATCGAGCAGGGTCGGATTCCTACACCTTGAAAAGATGTTCAAAAGCAGTGGGACAGCTCTGTCGTCAGAATTGAGAAGTTTATCCAGCTCTCTCTCAAGCCGGAATGTCGTCAGATCCTCCTGCTGGCTGAGCTCTCTGAGAAATCTGATTATCTCACTTTTGAGAAGAAGGGTGTCATCTATCTTTCCACTCATGACCTCATAAAGATACCATCATATCGGTTGGGTGTCAACTGATTTCAACGTGATTCCGAATCCGGGCGAATTGGGAACCAATACATTTCCCTCGACGAGTTTGTAAGCCGAATAATCCACTCCTTCCGTTCGCCTGCCTATCTTCAGCTTGAAGGCGCGATAGCCAAGCCGATAACCATGCCGACATTCATCCGGCACGGCCTCGATCCCGCAGCTCCCGACTTTCCATCCGTGAGATCCTGTGCTCGGCTAAGATATCGGCATATCCTTTATCCCCTTTCATATCCCTCCTCCGATCGATTTACCCATCCCCACTTCACCGCTTTCACCGGACAAACCCCCTTGCATCTGAGGCATCTGATGCAGTTCGGATCGTTCACATCCTCATATATCCTCAGATCCATGGGACAAACCCTGTAGCAGTTATCACACCTGATACACACCTCCTCATCGATGCTCAGCCTGAGGAGGCTAATTCTGTTGAA
The sequence above is drawn from the Candidatus Poribacteria bacterium genome and encodes:
- a CDS encoding DegT/DnrJ/EryC1/StrS family aminotransferase, with protein sequence MAKLALKGGKPVVDRPLGKTWPIFDEREEKALMEVLHSRNWWRGGASPEKSKVSQFEDRFARYCQAKYGVAVTNGTQALECALKAAGVEAGDEVIVPALTFVATATSVALVNAVPIIVDVDPLTYNISIEAIEAAITDKTRAIIPVHNGGFPCDMNRIMEIADKHDLIVIEDCAHAHGSEYKGRRCGSLGHLSAFSFQQGKVMTCGEGGIVLTSDDELAEKAYSFMHIGRIPGRPFYEFHRVASNLRMTEWQGAVLLCQLERLDEQVERREQNTRYLAEGLKEIPGVEPLVDFDMWGEGKFCTRWSFYYWNFRYKQEEFDGIPRDRFIEALRAEGVPIGIGAHGEPIYHNPLFQKMNFGRTGCPIKCPLYGREIDYSKVYCPEAERIYREEALSIPHAAFLGEREDMDLILEAIRKVRDNVDELHE
- a CDS encoding glycosyltransferase family 39 protein; translated protein: MGRWALIALAIVGTILFGVKLWIVYPIKWIGHADAADYAEMADSLIHGRGLSVEYIGYCYFISQRKYPQITHPDAHYPPLYSFLIVPFFLIFSKRAFAAKIPSLLVSSLGLPIVTYLLARKLTRSSLVGLAAGLAVLVVPKMFRHSLYCLSDLLYTFMVATTILLFLKGLEEPRWFPIMGISAALSYYAKGSGLVLIPSYLLAYLLLRFKVKDRSHADRMFAAGLLTILLVLIPWFVRNTIHFGNPIFSTQSYAAGYIGYQDWEVGTYSLYKGGNLPNVTWKFKKGLNVVMNKTAEFYKRYLWWSFFDDGRGWGDLRWSEFRTYYTGLPALVGFILFALSALYLMEENVLRKLISPASMRSKAIISSWTMIRLKRIRRIVSTFMMIWFEPRLIAFLIPSGALMTFLSLCWSPIDRLAFPFVPLVIITGLWTAHRFISLPFPKRFTWAASLILLIGIAPLLWHNSRQIYRDYKNGGYPYHEGGVDWMDVAKWLRENAPGAITMTRNPWELHFYTEQKAIQIPRADLKDIVDVMRFYKVTHIIPQLNIRPTLKPLVEGKIPGLELVYRKGGLSLYRVRYDLLDKLFPPSDKGGTGS
- a CDS encoding Gfo/Idh/MocA family oxidoreductase; protein product: MDRVKLGFIGVGGIAGAHLNILAKMEDVEIKALCDVNPQTLERRGQEFGVKSLYGDFKEMIDKEELDAVYICVPPFAHADIEEKVAERGLHMFIEKPVELHMENAIRKEETIRKAGVICSVGYCARYLDISDKVKELLRDKVVELALGYFMGGAPGRWWIQKDKSGGQLVEQTTHMVDIARFFLGDVQAVNGAFVALTRPSPDYTIDNASIVTLYFKNGAIGSITSACMLSQGYKTGLDMFARDYILEFTYGNLRIRTPQGTEEIKAGVNMYHEEDRAFIDAVKSGDRSLIRSPYADAVKTLEITLAAEVSAREKRVVEMKFQA